One stretch of Poecilia reticulata strain Guanapo linkage group LG21, Guppy_female_1.0+MT, whole genome shotgun sequence DNA includes these proteins:
- the LOC103457130 gene encoding C-1-tetrahydrofolate synthase, cytoplasmic-like, whose translation MAVNQNPAVHGLIVQLPLDSAHKMDTELITNTVSPDKDVDGLSCINAGKLSRGDLSDCFIPCTPNGCMELIRQTGVSVAGKHAVVIGRSKIVGAPMHDLLLWRHATVTTCHSKTQDLPEQVGRADILVVGAGRAEMVRGEWLKVGAVVIDCGINHLPDETKASGKRVVGDVHYASANQRAGFITPVPGGVGPMTVAMLMENTVQSAQRFLLRSQSLR comes from the exons ATGGCGGTCAACCAGAACCCGGCGGTCCACGGCCTGATCGTCCAGCTGCCTCTAGACTCCGCCCACAAGATGGACACCGAGCTCATCACCAACACCGTCTCCCCCGACAAGGACGTGGACGG GCTGAGCTGCATCAACGCAGGAAAGTTGTCTCGAGGCGATCTGAGCGACTGCTTCATCCCCTGCACCCCCAACGGCTGCATGGAGCTCATCCGGCAGACAG gtgTGTCAGTGGCAGGTAAACACGCCGTCGTCATCGGTCGCAGTAAGATCGTCGGCGCTCCGATGCACGACCTGCTGCTGTGGCGCCACGCCACCGTGACCACCTGCCACTCCAAGACCCAAGACCTACCTGAGCAG GTGGGCCGGGCCGACATCCTGGTGGTGGGAGCGGGCCGAGCAGAGATGGTGAGGGGGGAGTGGCTGAAGGTCGGCGCCGTGGTGATCGACTGTGGGATCAATCACCTTCCAG ATGAGACCAAAGCCAGCGGGAAACGGGTGGTTGGTGACGTTCACTACGCCtcggccaatcagagagcaggaTTCATAACGCCGGTTCCTGGAGGGGTGGGGCCGATGACGGTGGCCATGCTGATGGAG AACACGGTCCAAAGCGCTCAGCGGTTCCTCCTCAGGTCTCAGTCGCTCAGGTGA
- the zbtb25 gene encoding zinc finger and BTB domain-containing protein 25, translated as MEVSSHSLFLLQQLNVQREFGFLCDCTVAIGNVYFKAHRAVLAAFSNYFKMIFIHQSSECIKIQPTDIQPDVFSYLLHIMYTGMCPKQPVDQSRLQDGIKFLHAYQLCRKPGDSAADAAADGVRMSNLYGIQISSQLASKDTPGVPKAAAASRAAPEPRSQLALAVGLDAVPQDHQQAALRNICSVTSADDSDVSGRIKQERVEEEDGEAEDEGPQGGSPLFKGRPLLLQCPRCGERCSSPEDLREHLFSHALDPARLMDEALRQSQVLANQLAAELRRSRGDGDGGTSPAPTVLHSRKRKIACAVCSLRFSHKSQLQEHMYSHTGKPGRFHRYNRLCSQLFQGSAHFCDAAGEPGGGGGASAALCEDANRDTQDNGSSCYSLDSEVSQESVDGVPVE; from the exons ATGGAGGTGTCGTCCCACAgcctcttcctgctgcagcagctcaacGTGCAGAGAGAGTTCGGCTTCCTGTGCGATTGCACCGTTGCCATCGGTAACGTGTACTTCAAGGCGCACCGGGCCGTGCTGGCCGCCTTCTCCAACTACTTCAAGATGATCTTCATCCACCAGTCCAG TGAATGTATAAAGATCCAGCCCACCGACATCCAGCCGGACGTCTTCAGCTACCTGCTGCACATCATGTACACCGGGATGTGTCCCAAGCAGCCGGTGGACCAGAGCCGGCTGCAGGACGGCATCAAGTTCCTGCACGCCTACCAGCTGTGCCGCAAGCCGGGCGACTCCGCCGCCGATGCCGCCGCCGACGGCGTCCGCATGTCCAACCTGTACGGCATCCAGATCTCCTCCCAGCTGGCCAGCAAAGACACGCCGGGCGTCCCCAAGGCCGCCGCGGCGTCCCGGGCGGCCCCCGAGCCGCGGTCCCAGCTGGCCCTTGCCGTGGGACTGGACGCCGTCCCACAGGACCACCAGCAGGCGGCGCTGCGCAACATCTGCTCCGTGACGTCGGCGGACGACTCAGACGTCTCCGGCCGCATCAAGCAGGAGCgggtggaggaagaggacggCGAGGCGGAGGACGAGGGTCCGCAGGGCGGCAGCCCGCTGTTCAAAgggcgccccctgctgctgcAGTGCCCGCGCTGCGGGGAGCGCTGCTCCTCGCCGGAGGACCTGAGGGAGCACCTGTTCAGCCACGCCCTGGACCCCGCACGCCTCATGGAC GAGGCGCTGCGGCAGAGCCAGGTGCTCGCCAACCAGCTGGCGGCGGAGCTGAGGCGGAGCCGCGGCGACGGTGACGGCGGCACAAGCCCCGCCCCCACCGTGCTCCACTCCCGCAAGCGGAAGATCGCCTGCGCCGTCTGCAGCCTGCGCTTCTCCCACAAGAGCCAGCTGCAGGAACACATGTACAGCCACACCGGCAAGCCGGGCCGCTTCCACCGCTACAACCGCCTCTGCAGCCAGCTCTTCCAGGGCTCCGCCCACTTCTGCGACGCCGCCGGCGAGCCGGGCGGAGGGGGCGGGGCCTCGGCCGCGCTCTGCGAGGACGCTAACCGGGACACGCAGGACAACGGCAGCTCCTGCTACTCGCTGGACTCCGAGGTGTCCCAGGAGAGCGTGGACGGCGTTCCTGTCGAgtga